The proteins below are encoded in one region of Caballeronia sp. SL2Y3:
- a CDS encoding c-type cytochrome, with the protein MIGRTILVLSIALVASSAPFAQTSSGQMKPVAYQVVDGNKVDNDTLQGWRTWRALACERCHGAKQEGLVGPSLVDAFKTLDKNEFHRTVFGGRVDKGMPDFSASQMMQKNWENLYTYLKGRSDGKINPGDLQAIDAK; encoded by the coding sequence ATGATAGGCCGAACCATCCTGGTGTTGTCGATAGCGCTGGTTGCGTCATCCGCGCCTTTCGCTCAGACCTCGTCAGGGCAAATGAAGCCGGTGGCGTACCAGGTCGTCGACGGCAACAAGGTCGACAACGATACGCTGCAAGGATGGCGTACCTGGCGCGCGCTCGCGTGCGAACGGTGTCACGGGGCGAAGCAGGAAGGTCTGGTCGGTCCCTCTCTCGTCGACGCGTTCAAGACGCTCGACAAGAACGAATTTCATCGCACGGTCTTCGGCGGACGTGTCGACAAGGGCATGCCCGACTTCAGCGCAAGCCAGATGATGCAAAAGAATTGGGAGAATCTCTACACCTACCTGAAGGGACGGTCCGACGGCAAGATCAATCCGGGCGACCTGCAAGCAATCGATGCGAAGTGA
- a CDS encoding methanol/ethanol family PQQ-dependent dehydrogenase has protein sequence MNLRTLVLGLAVVATAGLNSYVAQADPQLDSLIKNPSNWAAQAGDYSNHRYSTLKQINENNVGKLQVAWTMSTGVLRGHEGSPLVIGDTMYIHSPFPNKVIAINLKDQTFIWQYQPKQDQQVISVMCCDTVNRGLAYGDGKIFLQQADTKLVALDAKTGDVVWSAQNGDPKKGETNTNAPHVFGDKVLTGISGGEFGVRGRLVAYNIKDGKEVWKAYSTGPDDEMLLDPQQTMTWSDGKMMPVGADSSTKSWQGDQWKYGGGTTWGWYAWDPKLNLVYYGTGNPGTWNPTQRPGDNKWSMSIFARDLNTGKAKWVYQMTPHDEWDYDGVNEMILSDLNIGGKRVPAIVHFDRNGFGYTLNRETGELLVAQKYDPAVNWADSVDIKSGLPIRNASYSTQKAGPDHNVKGICPAALGSKDQQPAAYDPNSSLFLVPTNHVCMDYEPFQVDYVSGQPFVGATLSMYPGPNENGAMGNFIAWDAAKGKIAWSKPERFSVWSGALATAGGIVFYGTLEGYIKAVRIKDGKELWKFKTPSGIIGNVFTYQYQGKQYVGVYSGIGGWAGIGMAAGLEKSTEGLGAVGGYRELAKYTALGGTLFIFAVPS, from the coding sequence ATGAACTTACGCACCCTGGTTCTTGGACTGGCGGTGGTTGCGACAGCAGGCCTGAATTCGTATGTGGCGCAGGCCGATCCGCAACTCGACAGCCTCATCAAGAATCCTTCGAATTGGGCAGCGCAAGCGGGCGATTACTCGAATCACCGCTATAGCACGCTCAAGCAGATCAACGAAAACAACGTCGGCAAGTTGCAGGTCGCCTGGACCATGTCCACCGGTGTGCTACGTGGTCACGAAGGATCGCCGCTCGTCATCGGCGACACGATGTATATTCATTCGCCGTTTCCCAACAAAGTCATTGCGATCAACCTAAAGGACCAAACGTTCATCTGGCAATACCAGCCGAAGCAGGATCAGCAGGTCATCTCCGTGATGTGCTGCGACACAGTCAACCGCGGCCTCGCTTATGGCGACGGCAAGATCTTCCTCCAGCAAGCCGATACCAAACTCGTCGCGCTCGACGCGAAGACCGGCGATGTCGTATGGAGCGCGCAGAACGGCGATCCGAAGAAAGGCGAGACGAACACTAACGCGCCACACGTATTCGGCGACAAGGTGCTGACCGGCATATCCGGTGGCGAATTCGGTGTGCGTGGCCGTCTCGTCGCGTACAACATCAAGGACGGCAAGGAAGTGTGGAAGGCCTACAGCACGGGCCCCGACGATGAGATGTTGCTGGACCCGCAGCAAACCATGACGTGGTCCGACGGCAAGATGATGCCCGTGGGCGCCGACTCGTCGACCAAGAGCTGGCAAGGCGATCAATGGAAATACGGCGGCGGCACGACATGGGGATGGTACGCATGGGACCCGAAACTCAATCTCGTCTACTACGGCACGGGTAACCCCGGCACGTGGAACCCGACCCAGCGCCCCGGCGACAACAAATGGTCGATGTCGATCTTCGCGCGCGACCTGAATACCGGCAAGGCGAAGTGGGTTTACCAAATGACGCCGCACGACGAATGGGACTATGACGGCGTCAATGAAATGATCTTGTCGGATCTGAACATCGGCGGCAAGCGAGTGCCCGCGATCGTTCACTTCGACCGCAACGGCTTCGGCTATACGCTGAACCGCGAAACCGGCGAACTGCTCGTCGCGCAGAAGTACGATCCGGCAGTAAATTGGGCCGATAGCGTGGATATCAAGAGCGGCCTGCCCATTCGCAACGCGAGCTATTCGACGCAAAAGGCGGGTCCTGACCACAACGTGAAGGGCATTTGTCCTGCCGCGCTCGGATCGAAAGATCAGCAGCCTGCCGCCTATGATCCGAACTCGAGTCTCTTCCTCGTTCCGACCAATCACGTTTGTATGGACTACGAACCGTTCCAGGTCGATTACGTGTCGGGTCAGCCGTTCGTCGGGGCAACGCTTTCGATGTATCCGGGGCCGAACGAAAACGGCGCGATGGGCAACTTCATCGCGTGGGATGCGGCCAAGGGCAAGATCGCATGGTCCAAGCCCGAGCGGTTCTCGGTGTGGTCCGGCGCGCTGGCGACAGCAGGCGGCATCGTGTTCTACGGCACGCTCGAAGGCTACATCAAGGCGGTACGCATCAAGGACGGCAAGGAGCTTTGGAAGTTCAAGACACCGTCCGGCATCATCGGCAACGTGTTCACGTATCAGTACCAGGGCAAGCAATACGTCGGCGTGTATTCGGGCATCGGCGGCTGGGCCGGCATCGGCATGGCGGCGGGACTCGAGAAGTCGACGGAAGGCCTCGGTGCGGTAGGCGGTTACCGCGAACTCGCGAAGTACACGGCGCTTGGCGGCACGCTCTTCATCTTCGCTGTCCCGAGTTGA
- a CDS encoding 4a-hydroxytetrahydrobiopterin dehydratase, with product MTQAEKVYSDAEIAERLSGVLKHWYFEDGWLRRKFRTEGWKGTLMVVNTVGHLAEAAWHHPDLTVSYAFVIVKLKTHSAKGITDKDFALASKIEEVVQWRPSLEGGPLSGTPSDDQRFRYIKYD from the coding sequence ATGACTCAAGCCGAGAAGGTGTACTCCGATGCGGAAATTGCCGAGCGTCTTAGCGGTGTGCTCAAACACTGGTACTTCGAGGATGGATGGCTCCGGCGCAAGTTCCGCACGGAAGGCTGGAAGGGCACGCTGATGGTCGTCAATACGGTGGGCCATCTTGCGGAAGCGGCCTGGCATCATCCGGACCTTACTGTTTCTTATGCGTTCGTGATCGTGAAGCTCAAGACGCATTCGGCCAAGGGCATCACCGATAAAGACTTTGCGCTTGCTTCCAAAATCGAAGAAGTCGTGCAGTGGCGGCCCTCGCTCGAGGGAGGGCCTCTTAGCGGGACGCCCTCCGATGATCAGCGGTTTCGGTATATCAAGTACGATTGA